actcgatagtgaccagcttccgagtggtagaatgcgaaatcccaacaggtaccggtagtggCCTCACCTAGGATGGCAGAATACGGTCCcttaaaatacaaatcaaatacCCCTGGGTTATTAAGAACTTTCGGGTCCCCATGCAGTCTCCGGGTCCTGAACAAATTTCTTCAGGACCTGGTAAAGGTAAACCTCCAGGTTCTTTATAACCCCCGggcctaaatacgacctcagggtctagaggaacctccAGGTTCCCAACCGACCTCCGGGTCCCTAAACGATctcagggtcctaaatacgacctcaagGTCTAGAGAACCTCCGGGGTCCCAACCGACCTCCGGTCCCTAAATGACCTCAGGGTCTTAAATATGTCCTCagggtctagaggaacctccgggttcccaaccgacctccgggtccctaaacgacctcagggtcctaaatacgacctcagggtctagaggaacctccgggttcccaaccGACCTTCGGGTCCCtaaacgacctcagggtcctaaatacgacctctgGGTCTAGAGAAACCTTCGGGTTCCCCATCGACCTCTGGGTCCTCCCTCAACCTCCGGGTTCTAAAGGCGATCTCCGGGTCTAAGGCAGCCTCCGGGCTCCaaaaacgaccttcgggtcccaACAACATCTCCGGATTCTGAAGCAGTACCACGGTTCTGTTCGATCCCAGGATCCTGCCATTAAATCTCCGGGTCCCTAAGAGAGACCTGCTATCTCTTTGGAAAAATTCATGAGTAACCTATCTACGGAAGGTGGAATGTGAAGCATCCCTATACTCCAGGATCACAAATCTAACACATCTTGTTCCGTCTTTAAGACTTCCCAAAGGATAGCTAGACGACACAAAGGAAGACACTGCTCCAAAAAGCCTACCTAGCAATCAACGACAGTCTACCCGAAGAAGACGACTTCGATTCGAAAAGATATACGGGAAGGTCCCTTGAAGGTCCACACAACCATCAGGTTCCCGGACGAAAATCCTTATAACCTAAGGGTTCTTGGACTAAGGTCCATGCAAGCAATAGGTTCCTTGAAtaaagtccatccagcctccgggGTCCTGGATGAAAGTCTATACAACCTCCGATCACATCCTCGAACCTATGGTTTTCAGAAAGATGTATCTTTAAACCTCCAGATTTTGGGAGAGCATGCCCAGGATCCTCTGGGTTCCATGAAGGCACGACGCAAGGTTATCCCAACATTGATGGTGGCTTACCTCCGAGGGGCAGATTGCGGTACTACATTGTTGAGAGTGGCCAAGAATCAATGGCAGAGTTCAACCAATGTTTCCACTTCTTTATTTGGCATGGAAACTACTGCTCGCCTCAAACAACATGTTCAAGAAATCTACTCCAGTACCAAGAATCAACTAGGTTATCTCCAGGCACCAAGACGAACATGCTGAACGTCCCCTATGCCAAAAGTCAAGGTACAATCCTAGGACGACGCAAGAAGCTACAGCTACAACATCAACACCTCAAGGAGCATCAAGTATACTAAACGCAGCAAGGAAACCGGCACGAAGACCCTCCTGAAAGTCCATTACAGCCTTTACGAGCTCGAGAGGAACACGCAAGGCAGGTAGAATCAAGCATGAGAATCCTCAGTTTCGGCCTCCGGGTCTTGCTAAACCTACTCATCCCCCTGGTCCTCAGTCTCGACAAGATTCTCCCTCTTAGAATTCCTGGGTCCTGACCCATACACTCCTCCACACGATTCGTGGAGCCAGAGAGCCTCAAGAAACGCAAATTGAAGTCAGGCCTGAACTAAGccgacactacaagaaatatgggTATTGGTAGCAGTTCACGGTAGCACGAATTCACGAAGTGCTACTAAAAGTTGTTAAATCCGAAACCCGCCTTTTCCGTAGCATTATTTAACCGCTAGTGAAAAATTTCATTAACCCgggaaataaaatgaataaaaaatacattaatagcGGTATAGTGTAAaggacttgtttttttttggtcttttcCTCCTCTCCTTCTCATCGATACCTCGACCTCTCCAAAATTTCACGAAGATCTACCTGCCGGTGCTGTTGTCGTCGCCGGCGGCCAGATTGCAAGCGAAACCCAGTTTCGATTTGGTCTGTATTAACCCTAGATTCATTTTTTTCGATTTCTCTAATTTCTGAGATTAATTTCTTTGATTGCTTTCAGCTGTTACAATTTTGATTTCTCTGATTAGTATTCGAGGACACGAAGATTAGGAGGAGACAAGTCAGGTTAGAGATAATCAACTCTGTTTTGGATTGATATCGTGAGGACTGAAGTTTGATTTTTTGGGGGGGATTTATACGATTTGATTTGTGGTTCTTGTTTGTTCTCTTTTGATTTGCAGGTTTTAGCTTTTGATTGTTCATTTCTGGAGTGAAGTCGAGTTGAAATCTGCAGTATCTTATTGAGGTGAATCTTTTTTGACCATTTTTatattgtgtgttgattgtgtgAGTTTTTAGTATCTGATTGTTTGACGATTGAGTAGTTGATTGTGTATTGGTTCTTATGTGAATGACAATGTGTGTGTTTGGTGTTTGACATACTCTTATgggtttgttttattttgttggttatCGGTAAGAAACTTAGAACATAAAAATGGTCGAAAAGTCATGGGTTGATCTAAACAGGTAaggaaaaacaatatatattatagttactgtttttgtgtttttttgtgtgaTTAAAAGGGTTTAAATTATGCTTTCATGTGTCTTAACCGAAGATCTGATCCTCGTTATGAGAGAGGTGCGTGGGAGTTTGTGAGGTGTGTTGGTGCAGATTTAGAAGAGTGTGAGTTGATCACTTGCCCATGCATAGACTGTCACAATGTAGATCGTCACTCAGCCGATGTTGTTGTTGATCATCTAGTAACTAGGGGAATGGATTTGAGTTATATGCTGCGGGAGGattggtatcatcatggagaAGTAATATCAGGGGCTGACTGTAGAAGCAATGCAAGTGAGAGGAACAAAGAGATTTTAGGGTTATACCAAGCAGCTGAGTTTCTTGATGAAGATTTTATTAGGCAGCGTGATCTAAGTGAGGTTGCTGAAGGTGAagataaggaagaagatgagtttcTTGCTAAGCTAGCAGATGCAGGGACACCTCTGTATCCAAGTTGTGCTAACCACAGCAAGCGGTCGGCGATAGTTTCACTCTTTAGGATAAAGACACAGAGTGGTTGGTCTGATAGAAGCTTCGATCTTTTGCTGGAGACTTTGTCACAGATGCTATCCGAGGAGAATGTCTTGCACACATCCTTGTACGAAGTGAAAAGGTTTCTGAAATCTTTTGACATGGGCTATGAGAAGATACACGCTTGTGTGAATGACTGTTGTCTGTTCAGAAAGGAGTTTGAGAAGCTAGACAACTGTCCGAACTGCAATGCTTCAAGATGGAAGATTAACATGCGCACATGTGATGTGAAGAAAGGTATTCCACAGAAAGTTCTGAGATATTTTCTGATAATTCCACGTCTGAAGAGGATGTTTAGGTCAGAGGAAATGGCGAAGGACTTAAGGTGGCATTTTAGTAACAAGAGCACTGATGGAAAAAGCATACATCCAGTAGATTCTGTTACTTGGGATCAAATGAATGACAAATACCCGTTATTTGCTGCTGAAGAAAGGAATCTGAGGGTTGGACTGTCCACTGATGGGTTCAATCCTTTTA
Above is a genomic segment from Brassica oleracea var. oleracea cultivar TO1000 unplaced genomic scaffold, BOL UnpScaffold01271, whole genome shotgun sequence containing:
- the LOC106321152 gene encoding uncharacterized protein LOC106321152 translates to MCLNRRSDPRYERGAWEFVRCVGADLEECELITCPCIDCHNVDRHSADVVVDHLVTRGMDLSYMLREDWYHHGEVISGADCRSNASERNKEILGLYQAAEFLDEDFIRQRDLSEVAEGEDKEEDEFLAKLADAGTPLYPSCANHSKRSAIVSLFRIKTQSGWSDRSFDLLLETLSQMLSEENVLHTSLYEVKRFLKSFDMGYEKIHACVNDCCLFRKEFEKLDNCPNCNASRWKINMRTCDVKKGIPQKVLRYFLIIPRLKRMFRSEEMAKDLRWHFSNKSTDGKSIHPVDSVTWDQMNDKYPLFAAEERNLRVGLSTDGFNPFNMKNVNYSAWPVLLVNYNMSPEKCMKEENIMLSLLIPGPTQPGNNIDVYLEPLIEDLNHLWE